The following are encoded in a window of Rosa chinensis cultivar Old Blush chromosome 4, RchiOBHm-V2, whole genome shotgun sequence genomic DNA:
- the LOC112196236 gene encoding 18S rRNA (guanine-N(7))-methyltransferase RID2, translating to MSRPELQNPPEIFYNDDEARKYTRNSRIMEIQSELSERALELLALPEDDVPRLLLDIGCGSGLSGETLSESGHQWIGLDISQSMLDVALENEVKGDLLLADMGQGLGLRSGVMDGAISISAVQWLCNADKSSHNPRLRLKAFFGSLYRCLARGAKAAFQMYPENLDQRELIVSSAMRAGFSGGIVVDYPNSSKKRKEYLVLTCGPPSVNTSVPEGKSEDGDSSFDDDSSGDEENQTVSISDRHRPRKKQRITKKGKGRDWILKKKEQMRRKGNVVPPDTKYTARKRKARF from the exons ATGTCTCGGCCGGAGCTTCAAAACCCGCCGGAGATATTCTACAATGACGACGAAGCACGCAAGTACACTCGCAACTCCCGCATCATGGAGATTCAGTCCGAGCTCTCCGAGCGCGCCCTCGAGCTTCTCGCTCTGCCGGAAGATGACGTCCCCAGGTTGCTTCTCGACATCG GTTGTGGCTCTGGGCTTAGCGGTGAGACCTTGTCCGAAAGTGGGCATCAGTGGATTGGTTTGGATATTTCCCAATCAATGCttg ATGTTGCACTGGAAAATGAGGTTAAGGGTGACCTTTTGCTTGCGGACATGGGCCAG GGGTTAGGACTTCGTTCCGGAGTTATGGATGGAGCCATAAGTATCTCAGCTGTTCAG TGGTTGTGCAATGCTGACAAATCCTCACATAATCCACGATTAAGATTGAA GGCTTTCTTTGGGTCATTGTACAGATGCTTAGCTAGGGGAGCAAAAGCTGCATTTCAAATGTATCCAGAAAATCTAGACCAGCGGGAATTGATTGTGAGTTCTGCAATGCGTGCTGGATTTTCTGGTGGTATCGTCGTTGATTATCCCAACAG ttccaagaaaagaaaagaataccTAGTCCTCACGTGTGGTCCACCATCTGTCAACACATCGGTTCCTGAGGGTAAAAGTGAGGATGGAGATAGTTCCTTTGATGACGATAGTAGTGgagatgaagaaaatcagaCA GTTTCCATTTCAGACAGGCACAGGCCCAGGAAAAAGCAGAGAATAACAAAGAAAGGTAAGGGGAGAGATTGGATactgaagaagaaggaacagatgagaagaaaaggaaatgttGTTCCTCCAGACACAAAGTACACTGCTCGGAAACGAAAGGCTCGCTTTTGA
- the LOC112196235 gene encoding pumilio homolog 6, chloroplastic isoform X3, producing the protein MATESPIRMSETGGNWGSHKKPAKLASSSANMTAEELKLLLRDHRFHSSRKDVAPNRSGSAPPSMEGSFLAINNLISQQDSGMTGSLASLTSVIERCESEEQLRSDPAYLAYYCANVNLNPRLPSPLISWENRRLARHIGSFSPNLGPVDDGGNGSLHMSPGPLPTHEEESEDDQTLQQTSNDWVDQTSSGEEAAQLIGQQKNEDSCGSTSPVDNHSHTSSNGVPEEFTQSAVSNSLHDLPRPNVDEERAADTVLSLNDEASSSPVAISSSHVYTRSTGVNDAGVSLVESGMKSLNVSNMPENQKNQVQWPPSYQNNFLQYQIQQQQINLCQVQNATSQITPQGAHCTYIGMDHYHPNTSKFAADAQPVLQTSGFAHPLYANAAAYTSATHPYYSNFQAQSFVSPQYVGGYALNPPGFSPYVGGYHPPGAVPVVVEGTVGSSFNTRTSAGSISPGADVQHISKSYGQPGFPLQTSYSDPMYMQYYQQPFVESYGVSGQYAPLASRGGLDLNKASNHATSLDDHKIQHPRNGGPGNLNSQRGPVSASYYGSAPNVGVLMQYPTSPLNSPVLPTSSISSGRNTGLYHGWPGHRGFESLHDPKIYNFLEELKSGKGRRFELSDITGHIVEFSADQHGSRFIQQKLENCSIEEKASVFREVLPHACQLMTDVFGNYVIQKFFEYGSPQQRKDLANQLSGQILPLSLQMYGCRVIQKALDVIELEQKARLVHELDGNVMRCVRDQNGNHVIQKCIESIPTEKIGFIISAFHDQVATLSMHPYGCRVIQHVLERGKPHERSRIISKLSGHIVQLSQHKFASNVVEKCLEYGDAAERELLIREIVGPNDGNDNLLIMMKDQFANYVVQKALEICTDSQRTILINRIRAHTHALKKYTYGKHIVARFEQLFGEENQSGS; encoded by the exons ATGGCGACTGAGAGTCCAATTAGAATGTCAGAAACTGGTGGAAACTGGGGTTCCCATAAGAAGCCGGCAAAACTTGCATCATCATCTGCTAATATGACAGCAGAGGAGTTGAAATTGCTTCTGAGAGACCATAGGTTTCATAGCAGCAGAAAGGATGTTGCCCCCAATCGAAGTGGAAGTGCACCCCCAAGTATGGAGGGCTCATTTTTGGCCATTAATAATCTAATATCCCAGCAGGACTCTGGCATGACTGGAAGCTTGGCTAGTTTAACTAGTGTTATTGAAAGGTGCGAGTCTGAGGAGCAACTGCGTTCAGATCCAGCTTATCTGGCTTATTACTGTGCCAATGTCAATCTGAATCCAAGACTTCCTTCTCCCCTTATCTCATGGGAGAATCGACGTCTGGCACGCCATATCGGTAGTTTCAGTCCAAACTTGGGACCCGTTGATGACGGTGGTAATGGTTCATTGCATATGTCTCCAGGACCACTGCCTACACACGAGGAAGAGTCAGAGGATGATCAGACCCTTCAACAGACTTCTAATGATTGGGTAGATCAGACAAGTTCTGGAGAGGAAGCAGCTCAATTGATAGGACAACAGAAAAAT GAAGATTCTTGTGGGTCTACTTCACCTGTAGATAATCATTCACATACCTCAAGCAATGGGGTACCTGAGGAGTTTACTCAGAGTGCTGTTTCCAATTCCTTGCATGATCTCCCTAGGCCCAATGTAGATGAAGAACGTGCAGCTGATACAGTGCTTTCACTAAATGATGAAGCCTCATCCAGTCCTGTTGCAATTTCGTCGTCTCATGTTTATACCAGGAGCACAGGTGTTAATGATGCAGGTGTCTCCCTTGTTGAATCTGGAATGAAGTCTCTTAATGTATCGAACATGCCAGAAAATCAAAAGAATCAAGTACAGTGGCCGCCCAGCTACCAGAATAATTTCCTGCAATACCAGATACAGCAACAGCAAATCAATTTATGCCAAGTTCAAAATGCCACATCTCAGATAACTCCTCAAGGAGCTCACTGCACATATATTGGCATGGATCACTATCACCCTAATACCTCCAAATTTGCAGCGGATGCACAGCCGGTACTCCAGACATCAGGGTTTGCACATCCACTTTATGCAAACGCAGCAGCCTACACGAGTGCAACACATCCGTATTATTCAAATTTTCAGGCACAGAGCTTTGTTTCTCCACAATATGTAGGTGGGTATGCTTTAAACCCCCCTGGTTTTTCTCCATATGTTGGTGGATATCATCCTCCAGGGGCTGTTCCTGTTGTTGTTGAGGGAACTGTGGGTTCAAGCTTTAATACTCGAACATCTGCGGGAAGCATTTCACCTGGGGCTGATGTGCAACATATAAGCAAGTCATATGGGCAGCCTGGCTTTCCTCTGCAAACTTCTTATTCCGATCCTATGTATATGCAATACTATCAACAGCCGTTTGTGGAGTCATATGGTGTTTCTGGCCAGTATGCTCCATTGGCATCTAGAGGTGGTCTTGACTTAAACAAAGCGTCCAATCATGCCACTAGTTTGGATGACCACAAAATCCAACATCCGAGGAATGGAGGGCCGGGGAATTTGAACTCACAAAGAGGACCAGTAAGTGCCAGCTATTATGGAAGTGCACCAAATGTTGGTGTTTTGATGCAGTATCCTACCTCACCCCTAAATAGTCCTGTTCTGCCAACATCATCCATAAGTTCAGGAAGAAATACTGGCTTATATCATGGATGGCCAGGGCACCGAGGCTTTGAGAGTCTTCATGACCccaaaatttataattttctcgAGGAGTTGAAATCTGGCAAAGGCCGCAGATTTGAGCTATCTGATATCACAGGACATATTGTTGAATTTAG TGCTGATCAACATGGGAGTCGATTTATCCAGCAGAAGTTGGAAAACTGTAGTATTGAAGAGAAGGCTTCTGTATTCAGAGAAGTTCTCCCACATGCTTGTCAATTAATGACTGATGTTTTTGGTAACTATGTGATTCAAAAG TTTTTTGAGTATGGAAGCCCTCAGCAAAGGAAGGATCTTGCCAATCAACTTTCAGGCCAAATTTTGCCTCTAAGTCTGCAGATGTATGGCTGTCGTGTAATCCAAAAG GCACTTGATGTGATTGAGCTTGAACAGAAAGCAAGGCTTGTACATGAGTTGGACGGAAATGTTATGAGATGTGTTCGTGACCAAAATGGAAACCATGTCATACAAAAGTGTATTGAGAGCATCCCAACAGAAAAGATTGGGTTTATAATATCTGCTTTCCATGATCAAGTTGCAACACTTTCAATGCATCCCTATGGTTGCCGAGTTATACAG CATGTATTGGAGAGGGGGAAACCTCATGAAAGAAGCCGAATTATTAGCAAGTTGTCGGGTCATATTGTACAGCTGAGCCAGCACAAATTTGCATCCAATGTTGTTGAGAAATGTTTGGAGTATGGTGACGCTGCAGAACGAGAACTGTTGATAAGGGAGATTGTTGGCCCTAATGATGGAAATGATAACTTATTG ATAATGATGAAGGACCAATTTGCTAATTATGTGGTGCAGAAGGCTCTTGAAATCTGTACAGACAGTCAGCGAACGATATTGATTAATCGCATAAGGGCTCATACTCATGCGTTGAAGAAATACACTTATGGGAAACACATTGTTGCTCGATTTGAGCAGCTATTTGGAGAAG AAAATCAATCTGGATCCTGA
- the LOC112196235 gene encoding pumilio homolog 6, chloroplastic isoform X1: protein MATESPIRMSETGGNWGSHKKPAKLASSSANMTAEELKLLLRDHRFHSSRKDVAPNRSGSAPPSMEGSFLAINNLISQQDSGMTGSLASLTSVIERCESEEQLRSDPAYLAYYCANVNLNPRLPSPLISWENRRLARHIGSFSPNLGPVDDGGNGSLHMSPGPLPTHEEESEDDQTLQQTSNDWVDQTSSGEEAAQLIGQQKNEDSCGSTSPVDNHSHTSSNGVPEEFTQSAVSNSLHDLPRPNVDEERAADTVLSLNDEASSSPVAISSSHVYTRSTGVNDAGVSLVESGMKSLNVSNMPENQKNQVQWPPSYQNNFLQYQIQQQQINLCQVQNATSQITPQGAHCTYIGMDHYHPNTSKFAADAQPVLQTSGFAHPLYANAAAYTSATHPYYSNFQAQSFVSPQYVGGYALNPPGFSPYVGGYHPPGAVPVVVEGTVGSSFNTRTSAGSISPGADVQHISKSYGQPGFPLQTSYSDPMYMQYYQQPFVESYGVSGQYAPLASRGGLDLNKASNHATSLDDHKIQHPRNGGPGNLNSQRGPVSASYYGSAPNVGVLMQYPTSPLNSPVLPTSSISSGRNTGLYHGWPGHRGFESLHDPKIYNFLEELKSGKGRRFELSDITGHIVEFSADQHGSRFIQQKLENCSIEEKASVFREVLPHACQLMTDVFGNYVIQKFFEYGSPQQRKDLANQLSGQILPLSLQMYGCRVIQKALDVIELEQKARLVHELDGNVMRCVRDQNGNHVIQKCIESIPTEKIGFIISAFHDQVATLSMHPYGCRVIQRVLEHCTNELQCQFIVDEILDSVRALAQDQYGNYVSQHVLERGKPHERSRIISKLSGHIVQLSQHKFASNVVEKCLEYGDAAERELLIREIVGPNDGNDNLLIMMKDQFANYVVQKALEICTDSQRTILINRIRAHTHALKKYTYGKHIVARFEQLFGEENQSGS, encoded by the exons ATGGCGACTGAGAGTCCAATTAGAATGTCAGAAACTGGTGGAAACTGGGGTTCCCATAAGAAGCCGGCAAAACTTGCATCATCATCTGCTAATATGACAGCAGAGGAGTTGAAATTGCTTCTGAGAGACCATAGGTTTCATAGCAGCAGAAAGGATGTTGCCCCCAATCGAAGTGGAAGTGCACCCCCAAGTATGGAGGGCTCATTTTTGGCCATTAATAATCTAATATCCCAGCAGGACTCTGGCATGACTGGAAGCTTGGCTAGTTTAACTAGTGTTATTGAAAGGTGCGAGTCTGAGGAGCAACTGCGTTCAGATCCAGCTTATCTGGCTTATTACTGTGCCAATGTCAATCTGAATCCAAGACTTCCTTCTCCCCTTATCTCATGGGAGAATCGACGTCTGGCACGCCATATCGGTAGTTTCAGTCCAAACTTGGGACCCGTTGATGACGGTGGTAATGGTTCATTGCATATGTCTCCAGGACCACTGCCTACACACGAGGAAGAGTCAGAGGATGATCAGACCCTTCAACAGACTTCTAATGATTGGGTAGATCAGACAAGTTCTGGAGAGGAAGCAGCTCAATTGATAGGACAACAGAAAAAT GAAGATTCTTGTGGGTCTACTTCACCTGTAGATAATCATTCACATACCTCAAGCAATGGGGTACCTGAGGAGTTTACTCAGAGTGCTGTTTCCAATTCCTTGCATGATCTCCCTAGGCCCAATGTAGATGAAGAACGTGCAGCTGATACAGTGCTTTCACTAAATGATGAAGCCTCATCCAGTCCTGTTGCAATTTCGTCGTCTCATGTTTATACCAGGAGCACAGGTGTTAATGATGCAGGTGTCTCCCTTGTTGAATCTGGAATGAAGTCTCTTAATGTATCGAACATGCCAGAAAATCAAAAGAATCAAGTACAGTGGCCGCCCAGCTACCAGAATAATTTCCTGCAATACCAGATACAGCAACAGCAAATCAATTTATGCCAAGTTCAAAATGCCACATCTCAGATAACTCCTCAAGGAGCTCACTGCACATATATTGGCATGGATCACTATCACCCTAATACCTCCAAATTTGCAGCGGATGCACAGCCGGTACTCCAGACATCAGGGTTTGCACATCCACTTTATGCAAACGCAGCAGCCTACACGAGTGCAACACATCCGTATTATTCAAATTTTCAGGCACAGAGCTTTGTTTCTCCACAATATGTAGGTGGGTATGCTTTAAACCCCCCTGGTTTTTCTCCATATGTTGGTGGATATCATCCTCCAGGGGCTGTTCCTGTTGTTGTTGAGGGAACTGTGGGTTCAAGCTTTAATACTCGAACATCTGCGGGAAGCATTTCACCTGGGGCTGATGTGCAACATATAAGCAAGTCATATGGGCAGCCTGGCTTTCCTCTGCAAACTTCTTATTCCGATCCTATGTATATGCAATACTATCAACAGCCGTTTGTGGAGTCATATGGTGTTTCTGGCCAGTATGCTCCATTGGCATCTAGAGGTGGTCTTGACTTAAACAAAGCGTCCAATCATGCCACTAGTTTGGATGACCACAAAATCCAACATCCGAGGAATGGAGGGCCGGGGAATTTGAACTCACAAAGAGGACCAGTAAGTGCCAGCTATTATGGAAGTGCACCAAATGTTGGTGTTTTGATGCAGTATCCTACCTCACCCCTAAATAGTCCTGTTCTGCCAACATCATCCATAAGTTCAGGAAGAAATACTGGCTTATATCATGGATGGCCAGGGCACCGAGGCTTTGAGAGTCTTCATGACCccaaaatttataattttctcgAGGAGTTGAAATCTGGCAAAGGCCGCAGATTTGAGCTATCTGATATCACAGGACATATTGTTGAATTTAG TGCTGATCAACATGGGAGTCGATTTATCCAGCAGAAGTTGGAAAACTGTAGTATTGAAGAGAAGGCTTCTGTATTCAGAGAAGTTCTCCCACATGCTTGTCAATTAATGACTGATGTTTTTGGTAACTATGTGATTCAAAAG TTTTTTGAGTATGGAAGCCCTCAGCAAAGGAAGGATCTTGCCAATCAACTTTCAGGCCAAATTTTGCCTCTAAGTCTGCAGATGTATGGCTGTCGTGTAATCCAAAAG GCACTTGATGTGATTGAGCTTGAACAGAAAGCAAGGCTTGTACATGAGTTGGACGGAAATGTTATGAGATGTGTTCGTGACCAAAATGGAAACCATGTCATACAAAAGTGTATTGAGAGCATCCCAACAGAAAAGATTGGGTTTATAATATCTGCTTTCCATGATCAAGTTGCAACACTTTCAATGCATCCCTATGGTTGCCGAGTTATACAG AGAGTTCTGGAGCATTGTACAAATGAGTTGCAATGCCAGTTTATAGTTGATGAGATCTTGGACTCTGTGCGTGCTCTTGCTCAGGACCAGTATGGCAATTATGTCTCCCAG CATGTATTGGAGAGGGGGAAACCTCATGAAAGAAGCCGAATTATTAGCAAGTTGTCGGGTCATATTGTACAGCTGAGCCAGCACAAATTTGCATCCAATGTTGTTGAGAAATGTTTGGAGTATGGTGACGCTGCAGAACGAGAACTGTTGATAAGGGAGATTGTTGGCCCTAATGATGGAAATGATAACTTATTG ATAATGATGAAGGACCAATTTGCTAATTATGTGGTGCAGAAGGCTCTTGAAATCTGTACAGACAGTCAGCGAACGATATTGATTAATCGCATAAGGGCTCATACTCATGCGTTGAAGAAATACACTTATGGGAAACACATTGTTGCTCGATTTGAGCAGCTATTTGGAGAAG AAAATCAATCTGGATCCTGA
- the LOC112196235 gene encoding pumilio homolog 6, chloroplastic isoform X2 has translation MATESPIRMSETGGNWGSHKKPAKLASSSANMTAEELKLLLRDHRFHSSRKDVAPNRSGSAPPSMEGSFLAINNLISQQDSGMTGSLASLTSVIERCESEEQLRSDPAYLAYYCANVNLNPRLPSPLISWENRRLARHIGSFSPNLGPVDDGGNGSLHMSPGPLPTHEEESEDDQTLQQTSNDWVDQTSSGEEAAQLIGQQKNEDSCGSTSPVDNHSHTSSNGVPEEFTQSAVSNSLHDLPRPNVDEERAADTVLSLNDEASSSPVAISSSHVYTRSTGVNDAGVSLVESGMKSLNVSNMPENQKNQVQWPPSYQNNFLQYQIQQQQINLCQVQNATSQITPQGAHCTYIGMDHYHPNTSKFAADAQPVLQTSGFAHPLYANAAAYTSATHPYYSNFQAQSFVSPQYVGGYALNPPGFSPYVGGYHPPGAVPVVVEGTVGSSFNTRTSAGSISPGADVQHISKSYGQPGFPLQTSYSDPMYMQYYQQPFVESYGVSGQYAPLASRGGLDLNKASNHATSLDDHKIQHPRNGGPGNLNSQRGPVSASYYGSAPNVGVLMQYPTSPLNSPVLPTSSISSGRNTGLYHGWPGHRGFESLHDPKIYNFLEELKSGKGRRFELSDITGHIVEFSADQHGSRFIQQKLENCSIEEKASVFREVLPHACQLMTDVFGNYVIQKFFEYGSPQQRKDLANQLSGQILPLSLQMYGCRVIQKALDVIELEQKARLVHELDGNVMRCVRDQNGNHVIQKCIESIPTEKIGFIISAFHDQVATLSMHPYGCRVIQRVLEHCTNELQCQFIVDEILDSVRALAQDQYGNYVSQHVLERGKPHERSRIISKLSGHIVQLSQHKFASNVVEKCLEYGDAAERELLIREIVGPNDGNDNLLIMMKDQFANYVVQKALEICTDSQRTILINRIRAHTHALKKYTYGKHIVARFEQLFGEVF, from the exons ATGGCGACTGAGAGTCCAATTAGAATGTCAGAAACTGGTGGAAACTGGGGTTCCCATAAGAAGCCGGCAAAACTTGCATCATCATCTGCTAATATGACAGCAGAGGAGTTGAAATTGCTTCTGAGAGACCATAGGTTTCATAGCAGCAGAAAGGATGTTGCCCCCAATCGAAGTGGAAGTGCACCCCCAAGTATGGAGGGCTCATTTTTGGCCATTAATAATCTAATATCCCAGCAGGACTCTGGCATGACTGGAAGCTTGGCTAGTTTAACTAGTGTTATTGAAAGGTGCGAGTCTGAGGAGCAACTGCGTTCAGATCCAGCTTATCTGGCTTATTACTGTGCCAATGTCAATCTGAATCCAAGACTTCCTTCTCCCCTTATCTCATGGGAGAATCGACGTCTGGCACGCCATATCGGTAGTTTCAGTCCAAACTTGGGACCCGTTGATGACGGTGGTAATGGTTCATTGCATATGTCTCCAGGACCACTGCCTACACACGAGGAAGAGTCAGAGGATGATCAGACCCTTCAACAGACTTCTAATGATTGGGTAGATCAGACAAGTTCTGGAGAGGAAGCAGCTCAATTGATAGGACAACAGAAAAAT GAAGATTCTTGTGGGTCTACTTCACCTGTAGATAATCATTCACATACCTCAAGCAATGGGGTACCTGAGGAGTTTACTCAGAGTGCTGTTTCCAATTCCTTGCATGATCTCCCTAGGCCCAATGTAGATGAAGAACGTGCAGCTGATACAGTGCTTTCACTAAATGATGAAGCCTCATCCAGTCCTGTTGCAATTTCGTCGTCTCATGTTTATACCAGGAGCACAGGTGTTAATGATGCAGGTGTCTCCCTTGTTGAATCTGGAATGAAGTCTCTTAATGTATCGAACATGCCAGAAAATCAAAAGAATCAAGTACAGTGGCCGCCCAGCTACCAGAATAATTTCCTGCAATACCAGATACAGCAACAGCAAATCAATTTATGCCAAGTTCAAAATGCCACATCTCAGATAACTCCTCAAGGAGCTCACTGCACATATATTGGCATGGATCACTATCACCCTAATACCTCCAAATTTGCAGCGGATGCACAGCCGGTACTCCAGACATCAGGGTTTGCACATCCACTTTATGCAAACGCAGCAGCCTACACGAGTGCAACACATCCGTATTATTCAAATTTTCAGGCACAGAGCTTTGTTTCTCCACAATATGTAGGTGGGTATGCTTTAAACCCCCCTGGTTTTTCTCCATATGTTGGTGGATATCATCCTCCAGGGGCTGTTCCTGTTGTTGTTGAGGGAACTGTGGGTTCAAGCTTTAATACTCGAACATCTGCGGGAAGCATTTCACCTGGGGCTGATGTGCAACATATAAGCAAGTCATATGGGCAGCCTGGCTTTCCTCTGCAAACTTCTTATTCCGATCCTATGTATATGCAATACTATCAACAGCCGTTTGTGGAGTCATATGGTGTTTCTGGCCAGTATGCTCCATTGGCATCTAGAGGTGGTCTTGACTTAAACAAAGCGTCCAATCATGCCACTAGTTTGGATGACCACAAAATCCAACATCCGAGGAATGGAGGGCCGGGGAATTTGAACTCACAAAGAGGACCAGTAAGTGCCAGCTATTATGGAAGTGCACCAAATGTTGGTGTTTTGATGCAGTATCCTACCTCACCCCTAAATAGTCCTGTTCTGCCAACATCATCCATAAGTTCAGGAAGAAATACTGGCTTATATCATGGATGGCCAGGGCACCGAGGCTTTGAGAGTCTTCATGACCccaaaatttataattttctcgAGGAGTTGAAATCTGGCAAAGGCCGCAGATTTGAGCTATCTGATATCACAGGACATATTGTTGAATTTAG TGCTGATCAACATGGGAGTCGATTTATCCAGCAGAAGTTGGAAAACTGTAGTATTGAAGAGAAGGCTTCTGTATTCAGAGAAGTTCTCCCACATGCTTGTCAATTAATGACTGATGTTTTTGGTAACTATGTGATTCAAAAG TTTTTTGAGTATGGAAGCCCTCAGCAAAGGAAGGATCTTGCCAATCAACTTTCAGGCCAAATTTTGCCTCTAAGTCTGCAGATGTATGGCTGTCGTGTAATCCAAAAG GCACTTGATGTGATTGAGCTTGAACAGAAAGCAAGGCTTGTACATGAGTTGGACGGAAATGTTATGAGATGTGTTCGTGACCAAAATGGAAACCATGTCATACAAAAGTGTATTGAGAGCATCCCAACAGAAAAGATTGGGTTTATAATATCTGCTTTCCATGATCAAGTTGCAACACTTTCAATGCATCCCTATGGTTGCCGAGTTATACAG AGAGTTCTGGAGCATTGTACAAATGAGTTGCAATGCCAGTTTATAGTTGATGAGATCTTGGACTCTGTGCGTGCTCTTGCTCAGGACCAGTATGGCAATTATGTCTCCCAG CATGTATTGGAGAGGGGGAAACCTCATGAAAGAAGCCGAATTATTAGCAAGTTGTCGGGTCATATTGTACAGCTGAGCCAGCACAAATTTGCATCCAATGTTGTTGAGAAATGTTTGGAGTATGGTGACGCTGCAGAACGAGAACTGTTGATAAGGGAGATTGTTGGCCCTAATGATGGAAATGATAACTTATTG ATAATGATGAAGGACCAATTTGCTAATTATGTGGTGCAGAAGGCTCTTGAAATCTGTACAGACAGTCAGCGAACGATATTGATTAATCGCATAAGGGCTCATACTCATGCGTTGAAGAAATACACTTATGGGAAACACATTGTTGCTCGATTTGAGCAGCTATTTGGAGAAG TCTTCTAG
- the LOC112195877 gene encoding 60S acidic ribosomal protein P3, with amino-acid sequence MGVFTFVVKSSGGEWSGKQYEGDLEACAPSSYALQRMLVQAALSSDSSGGVQSSYSPVTPSSAVFQVIIGGGGGGGAFIGGGAAAAPAGGAAAAAEAPAAEKKEEEKEESDDDMGFSLFD; translated from the exons ATGGGAGTTTTCACCTTCGTCGTCAAGAGCTCAGGAGGAGAATGGAGCGGGAAGCAATACGAGGGCGACCTTGAGGCCTGTGCTCCTTCTTCCTACGCGCTCCAGAGGATGCTCGTCCAGGCCGCTCTCTCTTCTGACAGCTCCGGTGGCGTTCAGAGCTCCTACTCTCCCGTCACTCCTTCCTCTGCAGTCTTCCAG GTGATTAttggtggtggaggaggtggtggtgcCTTCATTGGTGGAGGTGCCGCAGCAGCTCCAGCAGGCGGTGCAGCAGCAGCTGCGGAGGCTCCCGCAGCTgagaagaaggaggaagagaaggaggagagtgATGATGACATGGGATTCTCTCTCTTTGATTAA